A genomic stretch from Aedes albopictus strain Foshan chromosome 2, AalbF5, whole genome shotgun sequence includes:
- the LOC109423732 gene encoding malate synthase → MESLKDVCIERAPHRLEAAYGEIFTKGALQFLQDLFTEFDSEVEKLLRRRLERQLYIKQGKWKPEFRNNSEELDWKINDLPARLRNRKLDLGDVSPANTTNFIDSLYAKVQGIQVDFDDGHCPTWRNTVQGLYNVTKAVHAGLPGAPANIQDCPILMLRPRAFNMIEHHCMINGKQVVGPLFDFAILMYHNANLMADLGVGPYFYLSKIEGPNETQLWNKIFTWTEHRLNLRSGTIKACVLIENILAAYRMEDILHSIKEHAIGLNCGIWDYSASIIAKFGDRPDFMIPDRNKYVNMGQPFLKNYMTLLIHICHKRGALATGGMAAKILPSGKGSNNVIDEIVNGVKAAKSVEIAAGVDGFMIYDLRMVDAINDLWDWKCPTENQLQCLPDVDHVTGFSLIKIPEGGVTLEGLNNNITVALLFIYHWLTGSGVFYLNGAVEDSATAEISRSQIWQWIRHKAPIEGKSDLYVTRAMVYTMLEGIIAKAYKSWCNSIPDRKRLLSSKYILLEIISSRSYIEYITTYLSDSHKFRTLHNKNDGLESKL, encoded by the exons ATGGAATCGCTGAAAGATGTTTGCATCGAAAGGGCACCTCATCGATTAGAAGCTGCGTATGGAGAGATATTCACCAAAGGTGCCTTACAGTTTCTACAGGATCTGTTCACCGAATTTGATAGCGAGGTTGAAAAG CTTTTGAGACGGAGATTGGAACGACAGCTGTATATCAAACAGGGTAAATGGAAGCCAGAATTTAGGAACAACAGCGAAGAGCTGGATTGGAAAATTAACGATCTACCAGCGAGACTGAGGAACCGAAAATTGGATCTAGGAGATGTTAGTCCAGCGAACACGACTAATTTCATCGACAGCTTGTATGCGAAAGTGCAGGGCATTCAAGTGGACTTTGACGATGGTCATTGCCCAACGTGGAGGAACACGGTACAAGGATTATATAATGTGACCAAAGCGGTGCACGCTGGACTGCCAGGAGCTCCAGCCAACATTCAAGATTGTCCAATTTTGATGCTTAGACCGAGGGCTTTCAACATGATTGAACATCACTGTATGATCAACGGAAAGCAGGTGGTGGGACCTCTGTTTGATTTTGCCATCCTGATGTACCACAATGCCAATTTGATGGCGGACTTAGGCGTGGGACCTTATTTTTATCTGTCGAAG ATCGAAGGCCCAAATGAAACGCAACTGTGGAATAAAATCTTCACCTGGACCGAGCATCGACTGAACCTGCGAAGCGGTACCATCAAGGCCTGCGTCCTGATCGAGAACATTCTTGCCGCGTATCGCATGGAAGACATACTCCACTCTATAAAGGAGCACGCCATTGGACTGAACTGTGGCATTTGGGATTACTCGGCGAGTATCATTGCCAAGTTTGGCGACAGGCCGGATTTTATGATTCCCGATCGTAACAAGTATGTTAACATGGGGCAACCTTTTTTGAAAAACTATATGACCCTGTTGATACACATTTGTCACAAACGTGGGGCACTGGCGACTGGAGGAATGGCGGCTAAAATATTACCCAGTGGGAAGGGATCAAACAATGT AATTGACGAAATTGTGAATGGTGTTAAAGCGGCTAAATCTGTAGAGATTGCAGCCGGTGTTGACGGATTTATGATCTACGATTTACGCATGGTCGACGCAATTAACGATCTGTGGGACTGGAAGTGCCCGACCGAGAACCAACTGCAATGTCTTCCCGACGTTGATCACGTGACTGGGTTCAGCTTGATCAAAATTCCCGAGGGTGGTGTAACACTGGAAGGATTGAa CAACAACATAACTGTAGCTTTGCTGTTCATCTACCATTGGCTGACCGGAAGCGGAGTGTTCTATTTGAACGGAGCCGTTGAAGATTCTGCGACAGCGGAGATATCTCGCTCGCAAATCTGGCAGTGGATTCGACACAAAGCACCGATCGAGGGTAAATCTGATCTATACGTTACAAGGGCGATGGTTTATACAATGCTGGAAGGGATAATTGCCAAAGCGTACAAAAGTTGGTGCAATTCGATACCGGACCGGAAGCGTTTGCTTTCTTCCAAATATATCCTGTTGGAGATTATTTCATCGCGTAGCTATATCGAGTATATTACGACCTACTTGAGTGACAGTCATAAATTCCGAACGCTACACAACAAAAACGATGGACTAGAATCCAAATTGTAA